One stretch of Pseudophryne corroboree isolate aPseCor3 chromosome 3 unlocalized genomic scaffold, aPseCor3.hap2 SUPER_3_unloc_99, whole genome shotgun sequence DNA includes these proteins:
- the LOC134984939 gene encoding uncharacterized protein LOC134984939, with product MDMDRSHRTERIIHITMEIIYLLTGEDYTVVKKTSSDFETCSSRPRVSGGLNRNRSPITVPQPYSLIHERPNDQKILELANKIIQLLTGEEGEYIEEHRGLYKDVMMENHRPLTSLDGPSNRDTPERCPPPLYSQDCTEENHRIPRKDQEESLSDIKTEDIGGEQETYVTDMKAEDTEGEEETYVADMKAEDTEGEEETYVTDMKAEDTEGEEETYVTDMKAEDTEGEEETYVTDMKAEDIEEEEETYVTDMKAEDIEGEEETYVTDMKAEDTEGEEETYVRGDHQCKEKEIPTDISTEKISDTNGTESIEHLIGQLLKLRKREVDFFLHGVSLSDCFREKLIPRGFRIGNIPTIGRDNQDFCRKWAAILNKCSFDLILLVIEESRRELNNTKAKISAFENVNLERINHEAPEYWLSKLTQQVGQYRTNVIKFKKNKLEIVKKDYEQHRVYSWAYHKSQGQQRPVNPRRRFHIH from the exons ATGGAcatggacaggagtcacaggactgagaggataatacatatcaccatggagatcatctacctgctgactggagag gattacacagtagttaaGAAGACATCCAGTGATTTTGAGACATGCAGCAGccgtccccgtgtgtcaggaggactgaacaGGAACCGGAGCCCCATCACGGTTCCTCAAccttactcactgatacatgagaggcccaatgaccagaagatcctggaacttgccaataagatcattcagctgctgactggagaa gagggggagtatatagaggaacacaggggtctgtacaaggacgtgatgatggagaatcaccggcccctcacatcactgg atgggcccagtaacagagataccccagagagatgtccccctcctctgtattcccaggattgtacagaggagaatcacaggatcccacggaAGGATCAG gAAGaaagtctgtctgatattaaaacagaagatatagggggagaacaagagacgtatgtgactgatatgaaggcagaagatacagagggagaagaagagacgtatgtggctgatatgaaggcagaagatacagagggagaagaagagacgtatgtgactgatatgaaggcagaagatacagagggagaagaagagacgtatgtgactgatatgaaggcagaagatacagagggagaagaagagacgtatgtgactgatatgaaggcagaagatatagaggaagaagaagagacgtatgtgactgatatgaaggcagaagatatagagggagaagaagagacgtatgtgactgatatgaaggcggaagatacagagggagaagaagagacgtatgtgaggggtgatcatcaGTGTAAGGagaaggaaatccctacagatatcagcacag AGAAAATTTCTGACACCAACGGGACAGAATCGATTGAACATCTGATTGGACAACTATTAAAACTGAGAAAAAGAGAAGTGGACTTCTTTTTGCATGGAGTCTCCCTCTCTGATTGTTTCCGAGAAAAACTTATTCCACGAGGATTCCGTATTGGGAACATCCCTACCATAGGGAGAGACAATCaggatttctgccgaaagtgggcaGCAATTCTTAACAAGTGCTCGTTTGACTTGATACTTCTAGTTATAGAGGAATCAAGAAGAGAATTGAATAATACTAAAGCAAAAATTTCAGCCTTTGAAAATGTTAACTTGGAAAGAATTAATCACGAAGCACCTGAGTATTGGTTAAGTAAGCTGACACAGCAAGTGGGTCAATACCGCACAAATGTAATCAAATTCAAGAAAAATAAATTAGAAATTGTCAAGAAAGATTACGAACAGCACCGTGTCTATAGTTGGGCTTATCACAAAAGCCAAGGACAACAGAGGCCTGTTAATCCACGCAGACGTTTCCATATCCATTAG